The following nucleotide sequence is from Achromobacter spanius.
AGCCGTGTTGCTGGCGGCCGTGGGCAGCCAGTTTGGCCTGTTCGGCTTGCAGGCGGGTGAGCTTGATACCCAGGCGCTGCTGGAACGCGGCTTTGCGCTGGACCGCGAGGCCCGCGAGTTCAACCTGCCGCAGTTGGGCCGCAACCTGTGGGGCGACGTATCGCCCGACGCCGCGTTGTTCCTGTGGCAGGAAGGCGCCGCGCGTGGGCGCTCGGATGCGCTGATGTCGCTAAGCGAACTGTATGCGGGCAAGATCGACGCCGACTACGACGGCATCGACAAGACCGCCGCACGCGATTGGCTGACGCGCGCCGCCGAAGCCGGCCATCTGGTGGCCCGCAACAACCTGGCCTATGCCGCCATCGACGAAGGCCGCGACATTCCAACGGGCGAATACCAGACGTACCGGCTCTGGCTGGAAAACAACTGGCACGTAGCCGATCGCGGCTCCCGCATGGAAGCGATGGCCGCCCGCAACCTGAGCTGGCTGATGCTGATGCACAGCGGGTCGGATGAAGACCAGCGCACCGCCCTGGACCGTGTATTGCCCTGGCTGTGGGACCAAAGCGATGACGGCGACCGCGAAACCGCCGCGCGCAGCTACGCCATCGCGTTCATGGAAGGCCGCGGCTGCGAGCCCAATGCCTATCTGGCCAAGGTGTGGATTGCGCGCGCCTGCGCGCTGTCGCCCGACAATGAATACTTGCAGCGCTTAAGCGGCGAAATCAATGACGCCAGTGGCTGGTTTGGTGGCTGGCGCTTGCGGCGGCGCATGGAACAGGCCCGCGCACGCGTGGACGCGCGGGGTCGCGAGCTGACGTTTGGACGGGGTGAAACGGACGCCTGAGCCTTAGTTTGTTCGCTTAGCTTGCCGGCGCGCACGCCGCGTCCCATTGCAGCATCAGTTGCGTAATCGCGGCGTCGAACACGGGGTACCGCACGCCGTCCCGGGCCGCGAGCGACACGCCCAACAGAAAGCTGTTGAACAAGGTACCCAGCACTTTGGCGTCCGTCGTCGCCACAAGCTCGCCGCTGGCAATGCCGCGTTCCACGCAGCGGATGAAGCCAGAATGCGTGCGCTGGCGCGATGCCGCCAAGGGCTTGGCGACGGCGGCATGTTCAGGGGTGGGCGCACTCATGACGCCCAGCGCCACCATGCAGCCTTTGGGGTGAGTGCGCTCGCACTGCATCTTCGCCGACCGGCGCAGCGCCAGTTCTATGGCGGTTCTGGGGGGAATATTGTCATCCCACAGGCTATCGTTCACGCGTGCGTAGGTGTCCAGATAGCGTTGAACGGCTTCCGCATACAGCGCCTCTTTCGACCCGAACGCCGCATAAAAACTGGGCGCTGAAATACCCCCGCCGATCCCGGCCTTCAACTGGCTGAGCGAAGTCGATTCGTAGCCCTGCTCCCAAAACAGATGCAACGCCTGGTCGATCGCCTGCTCGCGGTCAAACGCGCGCGGCCTGCCCATTTGCGCCATTACGGTCTCCCTATTGTCGAACGCGACATCAATACTAATCGATACAAAAGTCGTTGACAACGCGAAAGCGTCCGACCTACATTTGTACTGATCGGTATATAAAGCAGCCAATCTTTGCGCTCATCCACCGCGCATGGCTCGCCGCGTATATCGATCCGGCTACCTCTACCAAAGGACTTTTGCGTGAATCACTCAACAACTTCAACCGGGCAGCCCGCGTCTGACCGCCTGCCTGTCTCCGCGCTGCTGGCGCTGGCCATGACCGGCTTTCTTTGCATCGTTACCGAAACCCTGCCCGCCGGGCTGTTGCCGCAGATCAGCGCCGGCCTGGATGTCAGCCAGGCCTTGGCCGGGCAGACGGTGACGGCTTATGCGCTGGGTTCTTTGCTGGCGGCCATTCCGCTGACGATCGCCACCCGTGGCTGGCGCCGCCGCAACGTGTTGCTGATGACGATCATCGGCTTTCTTCTCTTCAATTCCGCCACGGCGCTATCAACAAACTACGGGCTGACCTTGGTGGTGCGCTTCTTCGCGGGCATGGCGGCGGGGCTGGCCTGGAGCTTGCTGGCAGGCTACGCGCGGCGCATGGTCGCCCCCTGGCAACAAGGGCGCGCGATGGCGTTGGCAATGGTGGGCACGCCGATCGCGCTGTCTCTTGGTGTGCCGCTGGGCACGTTGCTGGGGGCCACGGTGGGATGGCGCGTGGCGTTCTGGATCATGTCAGCGTTGACGCTGGGGCTGGTCGTCTGGGTGCTGGCCAAGGTGCCTGACTACCCGGGGCAGTCCGCCCATGAACGCATGCCGCTGCACCGCGTCTTCACAACGCCGGGGGTGCGGCCCGTGCTGGCGGTCGTGGTGGCGTGGATGCTGGCGCACAACATTCTGTACACCTACATTGCCCCCTTTGTGGCCCCCGCCGGCTTGTCCGAACGGGTGGACCTGGTGCTGCTGGTCTTTGGCATGGCAGCGCTTGCCGGCATCTGGATCACGGGCAAATTGGTCGACCACCATTTGCGCCTGACGGTGCTGGCTAGCCTGACCGCTTTCGCCGCCACGGCGTTGGTCTTCGCCCTGGCGCCAGCCAACCCCGCCGTGATCTACCTGGGCGTGGCGGTCTGGGGCATCAGCTTCGGCGGGGCCGCCACCTTGTTGCAAACGGCGTTGGCCGATGCGGCCGGTAGCGGCGCAGACGTCGCGCTGTCGATGAACGTGGTGGCGTGGAATGGCGCGATCGCCGGCGCCGGCGTGGCGGGTGGCATGCTGCTTGAGGCCTGGGGCGTAGGGGCGTTTCCGTGGGCGCTGCTTGTGCTGATCGCCCTGGCGTTCGCGATGGCGTGGTCGGCGCGCGCGCATGCGTTCCGGCCCGGATTACGGACCTCGGGCATGGCGGCCGTGGGGCATTGACCCGCGCAACGCGCACATAGTTGCGTAATGCCACGGGGCCCGTGAACCCTGGACCGCCAAGCCACTTGCAGTTTGAAACGTTTCATCACCGGGCCACCCGTCCCCGTCAGGCGACAACAGTACAATTCCCGCCACTTCCCGCTACCCGTACGCAACCCGTCCGCCTTCCCCATGTCCAGCCTCATCGTCCACGGTGGCACGCCCCTGCGCGGCCGCATCATTCCTTCGGCCAACAAGAATGCCGTGCTGCCCATACTGTGCGCCACGCTCTTGACCGACCAGCCCTTGACGCTGCACGGCGTGCCGGACATTACCGATGTGCGCAAGATTCTAGACATCTTCCGCACGCTGGGCAGTGACGTGAAACTGGACGAATCCACGCGCACGCTGAACCTGCATCACCGCAACACCACGTTCGACGCCACGCAGCACCGGCTGCCCGAAGAGATGCGCTCGTCGATCATGCTGGTGCCGCCGCTGTTGGCGCGCTTCGGGATCGCGCGGCTTGAAGACAACGTCAAGGGTTGCACGCTGGGCGTGCGCGAGATTGATCCGCACGTGGATATCTTCCGCTCGTTCGGCGGCGAAGTGGAACGCGCCAGCGGGTCTTTGCTGGTGCGCAGCAGCGGCACGCTGAAAGCCACGCATCACTGGCTGGATTACGCCTCGGTCACCACCACCGAGAACTTCGTGCTGTGCGCGGCGGCGGCCGAAGGGGAATCGTCATTGACCAATGCGGCGTCCGAGCCGCACGTGCAGGAATTTTGCCGCTTTATGGCGATGATGGGCGCCGACATTGATGGCATCGGCACATCGCGCCTGACGGTGCGCGGCGGTGCGCGGCTAGGTGGCGGCGAATTCACCTTTGAAGAAGACTTCCACGAGATCACGACCTTCCTCGCGCTGGGCGCGATCACGGGCGGTGATGTGGTGGTGCGCAACCGCACGCCGGGCAACTTCCCGCTGATCGACCGCACCTTCGCCAAGTTTGGCGTCACGATCGAGCACAAGGACGGTTGGTCGCGCGCGTTGCGTTCCGGTCCGCTGAAGGTGCAGACGCCCTTCACCAGCAACGTGCTGACCAAGGTGGAAGCCGCGCCCTGGCCGTACTTTCCGGTGGACCTGCTGCCGATCTTCATTGCGCTGGGCGTGTGCGCCGAGGGCAATGCGATGTTCTGGAACAAGGTCTACGACGGCGCGCTGGGCTGGACGGGCGAGCTGACGAAGTTCGGCGCGCACGTGTTCTCGTCGGACCCGCACCGCGTGGTGACCTTCGGCGGCATGCCGCTGACGCCGGCCGTGGTGGAAAGCCCCTACATCATCCGCGTGGCGATCGCGCTGTTCATGGTGGCCAGCAGCATCAAGGGCCGCTCGGAAATCCACAACGCGACGCCGATCCGCCGTGCGCATCCGCAGTTCGTGGAAAACCTGCGCAGCCTGGGCGTGCAGGTCGAATGGACTAGCGAAGAATAAGGAAGGGCGTACCGGCGGCGGGCGTACCCGCGGCCGGCGCACCGGCGATCAGCCGGATACCCCCGCCGCGCGGTTCAAGAATTCCAGCACCGCCAGATACGACCCCTCGTTGCCCGCCGCATTCGCGGCCGGCGTGCCGCCCGCGTCCAGCAGCAAGCCCGACATCGCATGCGGTTTGCTGATCAGCGTGGCGGGCAGATAGGGGTACTGCACGTGGTGCCCCGCCCCCATGCACACGTGGTGAAACGTGGGCAGGCCATGTGCCTGACGCTGGCGCATCACCATTTCGGAATACGCGGTGCTGGGCCAGAAGCCGTCGTCGGACGCGCTGATCAGCATGATCGGGCCGGGATAGTTTTCCACCGGAATGCGCGCGCGTTCAACGGCCGCGGCATCGCGCGTGGCACTCAGGAAAGCGTGGGTTTGCCGATACGGCGGCTCGGACGCATAGGCCGCTTCCCAGTCGGCGCTTGCGTTGTCTTGCCACAGATGCGGCAAGGGTTCGCCATTCTTGGTCCAGACCTGGGCGTTACGGCCGGTGCCGGGTGACCCCGCGCTGACCACGCCGTGCATGACGGGCGACGGCACGTAGGCGGCCACCGCGCTGACCAACTCGGGATACTGCGAGGCCACCAGCAAGGAGGTCTCGCCGCCCCGGCTGATGCCCGACAAGGCCACGAAACCATCGCGCGGCGCCAGCTCGGCGTGCGCCCAACGCAACGCGTGTTCGAAGTATTCCAGCGGCATGTCGTTCAGGTACTTGGGCCGGCCGTCGTAGTTGAAGATGGCAAGCGCCAGGCACTGGAAACCGCGCGCGGCGAACAGCGCGGCGCGTGGCGCGTTGACGCCGCCCGACGAGCCGTTCATGTAGATCACCAGCGGATGCGGGCCGGGTCCGGCGGGCGTATAGAGCTCGCCCGACACGGTCATGCCGCCGACCTGCTCACGCACCGCGCGATGCGTGACGCCCTCCTCCAAAAATTCCTGCACCAGCCGCGCCGACGCGCTGCGCACCCCGTCCGTGGCCTCGATCTGAATCACCAAGGGTTCGGTGCGGTCGGGCGGGAACACCACGCGGCTCATGTCCTCGCACACCATGGACCACACGATGCCCATGGCCGAAGGTTCGGCGTAGCTGCCTGACACGGGGCAGTCGCGGCCCAGGTCCAGGCTGCCGTCGTGCCCGGCCACGAACACGGCTTGCGAGCGCCACGGCGCACCGCACATCTGCATGCTGGCGGTGACGGTAATGAAGGCGTAGGCAGGAAAGCCGTCGATGCGAATGTCGCGAGCGACATCGATCAGGGCGAATTCCGGGGTGACGCTAATGCGGGCTAGGTCGGTCACGGGGTGTCCTCAGGCTTTCAGATCGGTCTTGGGCACGCCGTTGGCCTTGATGACCTGGGCCCACATGGCGGATTCGTCGGCGATGACTTTGTCCAGGTCCGCCGACGAGGTGAATTCCACGGCCACGCCCTGCTCGGCGAATTGCTGGATCAGGCCGGGGTCGCGCGTGCCTACGCGCACGGCGTTCTCCAGCACCTGCGCAACGTTCGCCGGCATGGCGGCTGGGCCGGAAATCATCATGCGCGTGTACAGCTCAAAGTCGTCGACACCGGCCTCTTTCATGGTGGGCACGTCGGGCAGGCTGGTCAGGCGCTTGTCGGCGGTGACGGCCAGCGCCACCAGCTTGCCCGACTTGATGTTGGGCAAGGCCGACGTGGGAAAGTCGAAGCTGCTTTGCACGGTGCCGGCCATCAGGTCCAGCAGCGCGGGGCCGCTGCCCTTGTAGGGCACGTCCTGGAATTGCGTGCCGGTCTTGGACTGGAAGTGCAGCAGCGCCAGATGGTTGATGATGCCGCGCCCCGCATGCGCGCAGGTGATGTCGCCGGGCTTTTTCTTGGCCAGCGCAATGAATTCCTGCACGTTTTTCACGCCCAGGTCGGGGTGCACGATCAACAGCATGGGCGACTTGCCCATGGAACCCAGTTGCTTGA
It contains:
- a CDS encoding MFS transporter; translation: MTGFLCIVTETLPAGLLPQISAGLDVSQALAGQTVTAYALGSLLAAIPLTIATRGWRRRNVLLMTIIGFLLFNSATALSTNYGLTLVVRFFAGMAAGLAWSLLAGYARRMVAPWQQGRAMALAMVGTPIALSLGVPLGTLLGATVGWRVAFWIMSALTLGLVVWVLAKVPDYPGQSAHERMPLHRVFTTPGVRPVLAVVVAWMLAHNILYTYIAPFVAPAGLSERVDLVLLVFGMAALAGIWITGKLVDHHLRLTVLASLTAFAATALVFALAPANPAVIYLGVAVWGISFGGAATLLQTALADAAGSGADVALSMNVVAWNGAIAGAGVAGGMLLEAWGVGAFPWALLVLIALAFAMAWSARAHAFRPGLRTSGMAAVGH
- a CDS encoding Bug family tripartite tricarboxylate transporter substrate binding protein, yielding MRLSRRHALAALAALPASLTSLSAVTALTALTSRPAWAQNTFPTRPVRLLVGFAPGGLTDIAARALAERMGKTLKHNVVVENRPGGQAIIATVAVARAEPDGYTLGFAGTNGMILNPLLYNNLPYQPSDFKQLGSMGKSPMLLIVHPDLGVKNVQEFIALAKKKPGDITCAHAGRGIINHLALLHFQSKTGTQFQDVPYKGSGPALLDLMAGTVQSSFDFPTSALPNIKSGKLVALAVTADKRLTSLPDVPTMKEAGVDDFELYTRMMISGPAAMPANVAQVLENAVRVGTRDPGLIQQFAEQGVAVEFTSSADLDKVIADESAMWAQVIKANGVPKTDLKA
- a CDS encoding UDP-N-acetylglucosamine 1-carboxyvinyltransferase, whose translation is MSSLIVHGGTPLRGRIIPSANKNAVLPILCATLLTDQPLTLHGVPDITDVRKILDIFRTLGSDVKLDESTRTLNLHHRNTTFDATQHRLPEEMRSSIMLVPPLLARFGIARLEDNVKGCTLGVREIDPHVDIFRSFGGEVERASGSLLVRSSGTLKATHHWLDYASVTTTENFVLCAAAAEGESSLTNAASEPHVQEFCRFMAMMGADIDGIGTSRLTVRGGARLGGGEFTFEEDFHEITTFLALGAITGGDVVVRNRTPGNFPLIDRTFAKFGVTIEHKDGWSRALRSGPLKVQTPFTSNVLTKVEAAPWPYFPVDLLPIFIALGVCAEGNAMFWNKVYDGALGWTGELTKFGAHVFSSDPHRVVTFGGMPLTPAVVESPYIIRVAIALFMVASSIKGRSEIHNATPIRRAHPQFVENLRSLGVQVEWTSEE
- a CDS encoding TetR/AcrR family transcriptional regulator, encoding MAQMGRPRAFDREQAIDQALHLFWEQGYESTSLSQLKAGIGGGISAPSFYAAFGSKEALYAEAVQRYLDTYARVNDSLWDDNIPPRTAIELALRRSAKMQCERTHPKGCMVALGVMSAPTPEHAAVAKPLAASRQRTHSGFIRCVERGIASGELVATTDAKVLGTLFNSFLLGVSLAARDGVRYPVFDAAITQLMLQWDAACAPAS
- a CDS encoding acyl-CoA thioester hydrolase/BAAT C-terminal domain-containing protein; its protein translation is MTDLARISVTPEFALIDVARDIRIDGFPAYAFITVTASMQMCGAPWRSQAVFVAGHDGSLDLGRDCPVSGSYAEPSAMGIVWSMVCEDMSRVVFPPDRTEPLVIQIEATDGVRSASARLVQEFLEEGVTHRAVREQVGGMTVSGELYTPAGPGPHPLVIYMNGSSGGVNAPRAALFAARGFQCLALAIFNYDGRPKYLNDMPLEYFEHALRWAHAELAPRDGFVALSGISRGGETSLLVASQYPELVSAVAAYVPSPVMHGVVSAGSPGTGRNAQVWTKNGEPLPHLWQDNASADWEAAYASEPPYRQTHAFLSATRDAAAVERARIPVENYPGPIMLISASDDGFWPSTAYSEMVMRQRQAHGLPTFHHVCMGAGHHVQYPYLPATLISKPHAMSGLLLDAGGTPAANAAGNEGSYLAVLEFLNRAAGVSG